The Paenibacillus sp. BIC5C1 DNA segment CTCCTAAAAGGCGAAGTCGACTTGGTGAATGCTTCGCTTTTTCTTCCTCTTTTGCAAAAGTATAATGGACCTCATTACCACACGTAAAGAGGAGATTGTTATCCATGTCCGAAATCAACGTACACGCCGCATCTGTCACCACACCCGCCACATCCGTATGGAGAAATCCAAGCTTTATCATTCTGTTTGTTGCCAGCGGCATCATTGCTCTGGGCAATCAAATCTATGAATTGGCCCTGCCTCTTATTTTATATGAACTCACAAAATCTCCTGTAGCGATGTCCACCATGCGTGGCATTGAATTTCTGCCGAATCTGTTTCTCGCCATGTTTATCGGTGTACTGATGGACCGGGTGCATAAGAAATGGTGGTCTATTGGCTCCATCGCGTTACAGGTTATGCTTCTGCTCGCGCTGTTTCTGTCTTTTCAATATGGTCAACCTTCCATTTATGTACTCTACGGGTGCGGTTTTATGCTGATGACACTAAGTTATGCTTTTCGCAATGCATCAGCTGGCATGATCAAGCAATCGGTGCCTACGCCACTGCTAACGTCAGCTAATGCGGCTCTGGGTTTCACCACAACGTTAATTACCATTATGGGTTCCGCCCTGTCAGGAATGCTTTTGATGTTATCCAACTTGTATACGGGGCTGTTAATTACGGCCATTTTACTTGCGGTATCATGTATCATTCTATTACCACTGCACTCTGCACCTGTGTCCAGAGGAACATCTCCTCAGTGCTTCTGGGTAGACTTTAAAGAAGGCTGGATCGAACTGCGACGCAACCATATGTTACTGGTTATCAGCATTACGGTCATTTTTCTCAATGCCACCTATGGTATGGTGGATGCAACCGTCATCTTTTATGCCAAAGATACTTTGCAACTGCGTAATCTGGAGCTTGGACTTGTACTAGCTGCTGCCGGGGCAGGTGGTTTAATCGGTAGTCTGATGGTAAGCTCCCTGCGCCGCAAATATTCGGCTGGCGTGCTGATTGTGGTGACCACATTGCTTCAAGGATTCGCCTTTTTAATCCTTTGTTTGTCCCACTCCACCTACGGACTTGCAGTGGGCCTGTTTCTATCTGGTATTTTCCAAACCATCAGCACAATCTGCATCTGGACATTCCGTCAGGAATCCACGCCGCATCACATGATAGGCCGGATCAGCGGGATTACCGGCTCTCTGTTCAAGCTCGGCATGCCCTTGGCTATATGGGGAAGCGGCTGGATCTCCGAGCTGTCCAATCCTGCGTTGGTGTTCGGCATAGCCGCAGCCGTCAATGTCATCATTTTTATCTGCTGCCGCTACAGTGTGCTCTGGGACCGAAAATAACAAGCAACATATACAAACAGGTGGCGAGATCACACTCACCACCTGTTTCGCTGTTTCTAAGAACCTCTCCCCATTCTGAAATTCTATGAGTACTCACGCGCTAATTCACCATTCAAATCTGCTATAATCGAACTTCATGGCTTGTTATTAAGGAGGAATCAACTTGTATCGTATGGCTGCAATTGTACTCCTGGCTCTGATTCTGTTCGCAACCGGTTGTCAGAAGGACGAGGCTTCATCCATCCCTTCTCCCGAGGCTGTGCAGGTACCGGATACCCAGAAGATGTATTACATATCACCACAAGGAAACGATTTGAACAAAGGAACCATTCAAGCTCCCTGGAAAACGTTGCAGCATGCTGCCGACCATGCTCCCCCGGGAAGCACCGTTTATTTGCGGGAAGGTATCTATCACCAAAAAGTTAAAATTACCAGAAGCGGTAATTCATCAGGCAATCCAACCCTGTTTTCCAGCTATCTACAGGAGAGGGTCATCATTGATGGTGAAGGTCTGTCGGTACGCGGCATAGAGGGTTTGATTGAAGTCGAAAATGCCAGCTATATTACGATTCAAAATCTTGAAATCCGCAACTTTACTACCTCACTTCGGGGACAAGTGCCTTCTGGCATATATGTTCACGGGGCAGGAGAGCACATTCAACTGCTGGGCAACACCATTCATTCCATTGCCAATGATGCTACACCTTCAGGACCCGATTTACAGGGCAGAGATGCCCATGGAATTGCGATATATGGTACGGAGCATCCCCAAGCATTGCGTGATATTATCATCAAGGATAATGAAATGTATGATCTCGTGCTAGGCTCAAGTGAGTCACTCGCAGTCAACGGGAATGTGGATACGTTTGCGATACTGGACAATACGATCCATGATACCGACAACATCGGTATTGATCTGATTGGGTATGAAGGAACTTCGGAGGACGACACTTACGATCTAGCGCGAAACGGGATTATACGGGGAAATGAGGTCTATAATATCTCTTCCAATCTTAATCCGTCCTATGGAACGAATCTCCCTAATGACAGCAATTCAGCTGGGGGAATCTATGTAGATGGAGGCAAAAATCATATTATCGACCATAATCGGGTATATCGCAACGATATCGGAATCGAGATTGCTTCGGAGCATGCCGGGCGTTCGACCAGCCACATTACGTTACAGGATAATCTGATTTTTCACAACAGGCTTACAGGCATCGCCATGGGCGGTTATGATGAGGAGCGTGGCTCTACCGAGGACAGTACGATTATGTATAATACGTTAGTAGATAACGACCTGCTGGATGCAGGCAATGGGCAGCTCTTCTTGCAAGCCCAAACGAAGAACAATACGTTCAAACGGAACATTCTCGTATCGGGCAGCTCTGACGTGCTCATTTACAATGAATACACCAGTAATTCGGGGAATGTATTTGATTATAATGTGTACTACTCCCCTGCACCACAAGAAGAGGCCCTGTGGGTATGGAAAAATACAGAGTATTCCGGCTTCACCTCCTACACGGATGGATCAGGAAATGACGCACATTCATTGTATGTAAACCCCCAATTTGTAGATGAAGCCAACGAAGATTTCGCTCTCCAAGGCAGTTCACCTGCCCTTGGAAATGGATTTATGAGCCATGAGTAGATTGATATGATTCCAATTGGTGAAACTCTAAACAAACCGAAAAAAACGCTCAGCCACGATGATGGTTGAGCGTTTTTTCGACTTCAGGATATGGAGTACAGGATTAAACGCTACAAATTATTATTCAGCGTCGTCAGTAATTTTTTCTACCAGTTTCCGCAAGCCATGATTGGTTTCGTTCAATTGATCAATTACACTCATAAACTCTGTGACCAGTTTGGCCTGTTCTTGAGAAGAAACTGAAATCTGGGCAATCTCCTGTTCCATGTTCAGTACGGACTTTTTCACAGCATCAAGAGACTGTTCTATTCGTCCCGTGGCTTCCTTTGTCCCTGTTGACATTTTACGGATTTCCGTGGCTACTACTCCAAAGCCTGCCCCGGCTTCACCGACCCGCGCCGCTTCAATTGCAGCATTTAAACCCAGCAGATTGGTCTGTTCTGAAATTTCTTTTATGTAGCTAACCACTTCATTCACATTACTGGAATCTTCAACCGCACGTTTCGTATTGCTCAAAATTTCTTCCGAGGTTGCACTCAACTCTTCCGAATGAGCAGCTACATGCTGGATACCTTCAATCAGTCTGCTTGTAACTTCTCCTGCCTGATTCATCAGTTTTTTCAATTGATCCTGGGTATCCATACTATATGTAATGCAAAGGACTGCTTCTATCTCGTTCTGTTCATTCTTAATCGGAAGGAAATAGGAATCCGTAGCGATGCCAAAAACCTCAGCCGGATAATGCTCCCTTGTCTTGGCTTCATTTTTTAACATCTTAAAGTCTCTGTGTATATCTGCAATTGGGTCTCCTGCCTTGAAATCATATTTCAAAGCGTTACCGGATTCGAAAAATAGGAATTTTTCCCGGTCCATGACCGATATGGAAACATCCTGACGTGTAGCTTCGCGAATAAAT contains these protein-coding regions:
- a CDS encoding MFS transporter, whose product is MSEINVHAASVTTPATSVWRNPSFIILFVASGIIALGNQIYELALPLILYELTKSPVAMSTMRGIEFLPNLFLAMFIGVLMDRVHKKWWSIGSIALQVMLLLALFLSFQYGQPSIYVLYGCGFMLMTLSYAFRNASAGMIKQSVPTPLLTSANAALGFTTTLITIMGSALSGMLLMLSNLYTGLLITAILLAVSCIILLPLHSAPVSRGTSPQCFWVDFKEGWIELRRNHMLLVISITVIFLNATYGMVDATVIFYAKDTLQLRNLELGLVLAAAGAGGLIGSLMVSSLRRKYSAGVLIVVTTLLQGFAFLILCLSHSTYGLAVGLFLSGIFQTISTICIWTFRQESTPHHMIGRISGITGSLFKLGMPLAIWGSGWISELSNPALVFGIAAAVNVIIFICCRYSVLWDRK
- a CDS encoding right-handed parallel beta-helix repeat-containing protein — translated: MAAIVLLALILFATGCQKDEASSIPSPEAVQVPDTQKMYYISPQGNDLNKGTIQAPWKTLQHAADHAPPGSTVYLREGIYHQKVKITRSGNSSGNPTLFSSYLQERVIIDGEGLSVRGIEGLIEVENASYITIQNLEIRNFTTSLRGQVPSGIYVHGAGEHIQLLGNTIHSIANDATPSGPDLQGRDAHGIAIYGTEHPQALRDIIIKDNEMYDLVLGSSESLAVNGNVDTFAILDNTIHDTDNIGIDLIGYEGTSEDDTYDLARNGIIRGNEVYNISSNLNPSYGTNLPNDSNSAGGIYVDGGKNHIIDHNRVYRNDIGIEIASEHAGRSTSHITLQDNLIFHNRLTGIAMGGYDEERGSTEDSTIMYNTLVDNDLLDAGNGQLFLQAQTKNNTFKRNILVSGSSDVLIYNEYTSNSGNVFDYNVYYSPAPQEEALWVWKNTEYSGFTSYTDGSGNDAHSLYVNPQFVDEANEDFALQGSSPALGNGFMSHE
- a CDS encoding methyl-accepting chemotaxis protein → MNQVEAVLAAIPFIREATRQDVSISVMDREKFLFFESGNALKYDFKAGDPIADIHRDFKMLKNEAKTREHYPAEVFGIATDSYFLPIKNEQNEIEAVLCITYSMDTQDQLKKLMNQAGEVTSRLIEGIQHVAAHSEELSATSEEILSNTKRAVEDSSNVNEVVSYIKEISEQTNLLGLNAAIEAARVGEAGAGFGVVATEIRKMSTGTKEATGRIEQSLDAVKKSVLNMEQEIAQISVSSQEQAKLVTEFMSVIDQLNETNHGLRKLVEKITDDAE